The following proteins are co-located in the Myxococcota bacterium genome:
- a CDS encoding Mur ligase family protein: MKIETLRDAERYLDGLINREQKTQYDYERLGLGPIRALLAAVGSPERGFPCLLVAGSKGKGTTTLAAEQLLRGAGRRVGAFTKPHLESWRERFRVDGELVAEGDLVAALRDIQPAIEGLRGDTERCPSFFDVTVALALVLFRRAGAEVGAIEVGLGGRLDSTNAVDARVTVVTAIQLEHTDKLGDTLEAIAREKAGIFRAGVPALHGALAPEAWGAVAAQAIAVDAPLEEVRALDVRADRAGLRFRLSDGRALASPVLGAHQAGNLALAVRAVELHLGRTLAASELATLGSLRLPARVEPIGDAIVDDAHTPDSARALRETLAALWPDTRWVFVLSISRDKDAAGILAELAPVTRACVATAAEATRSLDPEEIASLAWAAGIGAVETQPEPVKALARARELLHPGDRIAVSGSVFLAGALRRHLVAAARPV; the protein is encoded by the coding sequence ATGAAGATCGAAACGCTCCGCGATGCGGAGCGCTATCTCGACGGACTCATCAACCGCGAGCAGAAGACTCAGTACGACTACGAGCGGCTGGGTCTGGGGCCGATCCGCGCGCTGCTCGCGGCCGTCGGGAGCCCGGAGCGCGGCTTCCCTTGTCTCCTGGTCGCGGGCTCGAAGGGGAAGGGCACCACCACGCTCGCGGCCGAGCAGCTGCTGCGCGGCGCGGGGCGGCGCGTGGGGGCCTTCACCAAGCCCCACCTCGAGAGCTGGCGCGAGCGCTTCCGCGTCGACGGCGAGCTCGTGGCCGAGGGCGATCTGGTCGCCGCGCTGCGCGACATCCAGCCGGCGATCGAGGGCCTGCGCGGCGACACCGAACGGTGTCCGAGCTTCTTCGACGTGACGGTCGCGCTGGCGCTCGTGCTGTTCCGCCGCGCGGGGGCCGAGGTGGGCGCGATCGAGGTCGGCCTGGGCGGCCGGCTCGATTCGACCAACGCCGTCGACGCGCGAGTCACCGTGGTGACCGCGATCCAGCTCGAGCACACCGACAAGCTGGGCGACACGCTGGAGGCGATCGCGCGCGAGAAGGCCGGCATCTTCCGCGCGGGCGTGCCCGCGCTGCACGGGGCGCTCGCGCCCGAGGCCTGGGGCGCGGTGGCGGCGCAGGCCATCGCCGTCGACGCGCCGCTCGAAGAGGTGCGCGCGCTCGACGTGCGCGCCGACCGCGCGGGCCTGCGCTTCCGACTCTCCGACGGCCGCGCGCTGGCGAGCCCCGTGCTGGGCGCGCACCAGGCGGGCAACCTGGCGCTGGCGGTGCGCGCGGTCGAGCTCCACCTGGGCCGCACGCTCGCTGCCAGCGAGCTCGCGACACTGGGCAGCCTGCGCCTGCCCGCGCGCGTCGAGCCGATCGGCGACGCGATCGTCGACGACGCACACACGCCGGACTCGGCCCGGGCCCTGCGCGAGACACTCGCGGCGCTCTGGCCCGACACGCGCTGGGTGTTCGTGCTCTCGATCTCGCGCGACAAGGACGCGGCCGGCATCCTGGCCGAGCTCGCGCCGGTGACACGCGCCTGTGTCGCCACGGCGGCCGAAGCCACGCGCTCGCTCGACCCCGAGGAGATCGCGTCGCTGGCCTGGGCCGCGGGCATCGGCGCGGTCGAGACCCAGCCCGAGCCGGTGAAGGCGCTGGCTCGCGCGCGCGAGCTGCTGCACCCGGGCGACCGCATCGCGGTCTCGGGCTCGGTGTTTCTCGCCGGCGCGCTGCGCCGGCACTTGGTGGCCGCCGCGCGCCCCGTGTAG
- a CDS encoding lipopolysaccharide kinase InaA family protein, translating to MARSETSLRWWVDGERTPRLEALMAAPERALEGPGSVARESAGRKRFYRLEGGGEPVLYVKVFSLPPGLARWRYFWRPSKARRERAVARRIAARGVEVVRPVAVGERRSRGLLERSFAVSRDAGARDLRAVFEGLREQGLERRELLVRFAAFARRLHDAGVDQDDFSPNNFLLRPDGAFALIDFERARLRRGPLGARAWTLLAKLHRKDFGISRSDRLRFLASYLGPGTGRAERRAAWQRIWPEFRRIRARDARRAADSALSEGRNLAREGSALVVRARAGAKTLRLELGPDEARRCWVSAHQLERLNLPALRPVRLDGARVELLDPGTALPRAPADQVIGRALAALAPYGRFRAPPHWRFTSHGALLANPQAFEFEA from the coding sequence ATGGCGCGCTCCGAGACGAGCCTCCGCTGGTGGGTCGACGGCGAGCGCACTCCGCGCCTCGAAGCGCTCATGGCCGCGCCGGAGCGCGCGCTCGAGGGCCCGGGCAGTGTGGCTCGCGAGTCCGCGGGCCGCAAACGCTTCTACCGGCTGGAAGGCGGCGGCGAGCCGGTCCTGTACGTGAAGGTGTTCAGCCTGCCGCCAGGCCTCGCGCGCTGGCGCTACTTCTGGCGCCCGTCGAAAGCGCGGCGCGAGCGCGCGGTGGCGCGCCGGATCGCCGCACGCGGCGTCGAGGTGGTGCGCCCGGTGGCGGTGGGGGAGCGGCGCAGCCGGGGCCTGCTCGAGCGCAGCTTCGCGGTGAGTCGCGACGCGGGAGCGCGCGACCTGCGCGCCGTGTTCGAGGGGCTGCGCGAGCAGGGCCTGGAGCGCCGCGAGTTACTCGTGCGCTTCGCCGCGTTCGCCCGCCGGCTGCACGACGCCGGCGTCGACCAGGACGACTTCTCGCCCAACAACTTCCTGCTGCGCCCCGACGGCGCGTTCGCGCTGATCGACTTCGAGCGCGCGCGCCTGCGCCGCGGCCCGCTCGGCGCGCGCGCCTGGACCTTGCTCGCGAAGCTGCACCGCAAGGATTTCGGTATCTCGCGCAGCGACCGCCTGCGCTTCCTGGCCAGCTACCTGGGCCCGGGCACGGGCCGCGCCGAGCGGCGCGCCGCCTGGCAACGCATCTGGCCCGAGTTCCGCCGCATCCGCGCGCGCGACGCGCGGCGCGCCGCGGACTCGGCGCTCTCCGAGGGCCGCAATCTCGCGCGCGAGGGCAGTGCGCTCGTGGTGCGCGCGCGCGCCGGCGCGAAGACGCTGCGGCTCGAGCTCGGCCCCGACGAGGCGCGCCGCTGCTGGGTCAGCGCGCACCAGCTCGAGCGCCTGAACCTGCCCGCGCTGCGGCCCGTGCGGCTCGACGGGGCGCGCGTCGAGCTGCTCGACCCCGGCACGGCCTTGCCGCGCGCGCCCGCCGACCAGGTGATCGGCCGCGCGCTGGCCGCGCTCGCCCCCTACGGCCGCTTCCGGGCCCCGCCGCACTGGCGCTTCACG